A single window of Synechococcus sp. CBW1004 DNA harbors:
- a CDS encoding Tab2/Atab2 family RNA-binding protein, with translation MRERTAQAALRPSLDWELDFYSRPILEADGRKRWELLICSSADPQQGDAGSEVSGFRWQQDCPADSVNSIWLREAIEAALGEAEQQGWQPPRRLRCWRGSMRTMVQRAAEGLGLELVPSRRCYQLVEWLQERHRSVYPNEPGYLAGPLAPPPQAIRPVAVPLPEALRGESWDWATLTAGALAEAVEWPIGFAGLLPLPAELPPETPVPGIRLFSRSRALAIAGWLAGLEPVRLEIDTNQLILEAGLEDRWLLANLDPEEARAAATAFASAREQAGGLQFIAVVNGPDAERLEGFWLLRDLPDG, from the coding sequence ATGAGGGAGCGCACCGCTCAGGCCGCCCTGCGGCCCTCCCTGGACTGGGAGCTCGACTTCTATTCCCGCCCCATCCTTGAGGCCGATGGCCGCAAGCGCTGGGAACTGCTGATCTGCTCGAGCGCCGATCCCCAGCAGGGGGATGCCGGCAGTGAGGTCAGCGGTTTTCGCTGGCAGCAGGACTGCCCTGCCGACAGCGTCAACTCGATCTGGCTGCGGGAGGCCATCGAGGCTGCGCTCGGTGAGGCGGAGCAGCAGGGCTGGCAGCCGCCGCGACGGCTGCGCTGCTGGCGCGGTTCGATGCGGACGATGGTGCAGCGGGCCGCTGAAGGTCTCGGTCTGGAACTGGTGCCCAGTCGTCGCTGCTATCAGCTTGTCGAGTGGTTGCAGGAGCGCCACCGCAGCGTCTACCCCAACGAACCCGGCTATCTGGCCGGTCCGCTGGCTCCCCCACCCCAGGCGATCCGCCCCGTGGCCGTGCCCCTGCCGGAAGCTCTGCGCGGTGAGTCCTGGGACTGGGCCACCCTGACCGCAGGAGCCCTGGCCGAGGCCGTCGAATGGCCGATCGGCTTCGCCGGACTTCTGCCCCTTCCTGCTGAACTGCCACCCGAGACGCCTGTGCCGGGGATTCGTCTCTTCAGCCGCAGCCGTGCCCTGGCGATCGCCGGCTGGCTGGCGGGACTGGAGCCGGTGCGGCTGGAGATCGACACCAACCAGCTGATCCTCGAGGCGGGCCTGGAGGATCGCTGGCTGCTGGCCAACCTGGATCCTGAAGAGGCTCGCGCGGCGGCCACGGCGTTCGCCTCCGCCCGCGAGCAGGCCGGTGGCCTGCAGTTCATCGCTGTGGTCAACGGGCCGGATGCCGAGCGGCTGGAGGGCTTCTGGCTGTTGCGGGATCTGCCGGATGGCTGA
- the pgeF gene encoding peptidoglycan editing factor PgeF: protein MAEGLEPPFQKTDATFNTLPGWTWVGTYGGYYLQADLLQDFEHGFFTRLWQGREPAELAAFVSAGVSVHRPRQVHSALVLPASAATAEPWPEADGLVSDGGGQTLWVCGADCTPVLLADPASGRVAACHAGWRGVAGRILPAAIERMAAAGSDPADLLVALGPAVSGARYPVERWVSLEVAASLRPDPLEPDGALAELIEAGGLVVDAEPERDRLDIRAAIRLQLSHSGVTPDRCSSCPLCTVDEETLFHSWRRDRRKAVQWSGIVSQA, encoded by the coding sequence ATGGCTGAGGGCCTGGAGCCTCCGTTCCAGAAGACGGATGCCACCTTCAACACTTTGCCCGGCTGGACCTGGGTGGGCACCTACGGGGGGTATTACCTGCAGGCTGATCTGCTGCAGGACTTCGAGCACGGCTTCTTCACACGCCTCTGGCAGGGCCGCGAGCCTGCCGAACTGGCGGCTTTTGTGAGTGCCGGCGTGTCGGTCCATCGGCCCAGGCAGGTCCACAGCGCCCTGGTGCTGCCGGCCTCCGCCGCCACCGCCGAGCCCTGGCCGGAAGCCGATGGACTGGTGAGCGATGGCGGTGGCCAGACTCTCTGGGTCTGTGGGGCGGACTGCACGCCGGTGCTGCTCGCCGATCCCGCCAGCGGTCGGGTGGCGGCCTGCCACGCCGGCTGGCGCGGGGTGGCAGGCAGGATCCTGCCGGCGGCGATCGAGCGGATGGCCGCCGCGGGGAGTGATCCCGCAGACCTGCTCGTGGCCCTCGGCCCTGCCGTCAGTGGTGCCCGTTATCCGGTGGAACGGTGGGTGAGCCTGGAGGTGGCGGCGTCGCTGCGCCCCGATCCCCTGGAGCCGGACGGGGCCCTGGCGGAGCTGATCGAGGCCGGCGGACTGGTCGTGGATGCGGAGCCTGAGCGGGACAGGCTGGACATCCGGGCTGCGATCCGGCTGCAGCTGAGCCATTCCGGAGTGACCCCCGATCGCTGCAGCAGCTGCCCGCTGTGCACCGTGGACGAGGAGACACTGTTCCACTCGTGGCGTAGGGATCGCCGCAAAGCTGTGCAGTGGAGCGGCATCGTCTCCCAGGCCTGA
- a CDS encoding AbrB family transcriptional regulator, producing the protein MLTGADLLAKVKELGDVSKSDLVRACGYVSTKKDGTERLNFTAFYEALLNAKGVDFGPAPKAGRAGRKLSFNTKVQFNGNLMVGRAYTAMLDLKPGDEFEIKLGRKQIRLVPQGAEDEEG; encoded by the coding sequence ATGCTCACCGGCGCCGATCTACTCGCCAAGGTCAAAGAGCTGGGCGATGTCAGCAAATCTGACCTCGTTCGGGCCTGTGGCTACGTTTCGACCAAGAAGGACGGGACCGAGCGGCTCAATTTCACCGCCTTCTACGAGGCCCTGCTCAACGCCAAGGGTGTCGACTTCGGTCCTGCTCCCAAGGCTGGCCGTGCAGGCCGCAAGCTCAGCTTCAACACCAAGGTGCAGTTCAATGGCAACCTGATGGTCGGCCGGGCTTACACCGCCATGCTTGATCTCAAGCCCGGCGACGAGTTCGAGATCAAGCTGGGTCGCAAGCAGATTCGCCTGGTGCCTCAGGGTGCTGAGGATGAGGAAGGCTGA
- a CDS encoding NAD(P)/FAD-dependent oxidoreductase, with protein MLRLSELKLPLDHRDEDLPEAVCRRLRIPREALRGHQLVRRSIDARRRGAIALVYCLDLDLDLPEAEHRRLLRRFRNDPHLRPSPDTHYLPAAGPGTARPLPTPRQRPLVIGAGPCGYFAALLLAQMGLRPLLLERGRPVKQRSADTFGFWKGQRPFDPESNAQFGEGGAGTFSDGKLYSQVSEDERLVRKVLEELVAAGASREILTRHRPHIGTFKLATVVRGLRRRIEELGGEVRFEARLQELLLDPEPTLEGSGPRYRLRGIRLADGEEIKAERVILAPGHSARDTFTRLQEQGVAMESKGLAIGVRIEHPQTLIDRARWGEAAGHPRLGPAEYKLVHHCSNGRAVYSFCMCPGGLVVGATSEEGCVVTNGMSQHSRNERNANSGLVVTIEPEDMDPWGRYPSDPLAGIAFQRHWERLAYVAGGSDYRAPAQRVEDFLACRPSGSEPATTDSHPLKGSYLPGLRLTSLDDCLPALVCESLREALPAFERRIPGYIGSDSLLTGVETRTSSPLRLPRDRSSLQSINVAGLYPGGEGAGYAGGILSAAIDGIKLAEALALSLPHPQHPEAPGESACDPA; from the coding sequence GTGCTGCGGCTGAGTGAACTGAAACTGCCGCTCGATCACCGCGACGAGGACCTGCCCGAGGCCGTCTGCCGGCGTCTGCGCATCCCTCGCGAGGCCCTGCGCGGCCATCAGCTCGTGCGGCGAAGCATCGACGCCCGCCGCCGCGGCGCCATCGCCCTGGTGTATTGCCTCGATCTGGATCTGGATCTACCGGAGGCGGAGCACAGGCGCCTCCTGCGCCGTTTTCGCAACGACCCCCACCTGCGGCCCTCACCCGATACGCATTACCTTCCGGCGGCCGGACCGGGAACAGCCCGGCCCCTCCCTACCCCAAGGCAGCGGCCTCTGGTCATCGGAGCCGGCCCCTGCGGCTACTTCGCCGCCCTGCTGCTGGCACAGATGGGGCTCAGACCGCTGCTGCTGGAGCGTGGACGGCCGGTGAAGCAACGCAGCGCCGACACCTTCGGCTTCTGGAAGGGACAGCGCCCCTTCGATCCTGAGTCGAACGCCCAGTTCGGTGAGGGTGGGGCCGGCACGTTCTCCGACGGCAAGCTCTACAGCCAGGTGAGCGAGGACGAGCGCCTGGTGCGGAAGGTGCTGGAGGAACTGGTGGCCGCCGGAGCCAGCCGTGAGATCCTCACCCGCCATCGCCCCCACATCGGCACCTTCAAGCTCGCCACGGTGGTGCGCGGCCTGCGCCGCCGCATCGAGGAGCTGGGAGGAGAGGTGCGATTCGAGGCGCGACTGCAGGAGCTGCTGCTCGACCCGGAGCCCACCCTGGAGGGCTCCGGCCCCCGCTACCGCCTCAGAGGCATACGACTGGCCGACGGTGAAGAGATCAAGGCCGAGCGCGTGATCCTGGCGCCCGGGCACAGCGCCCGTGACACCTTCACCCGGCTTCAGGAGCAGGGGGTGGCGATGGAAAGCAAGGGCCTGGCCATCGGAGTCCGCATCGAGCATCCCCAGACCCTGATCGATCGGGCCCGCTGGGGTGAGGCGGCCGGACATCCCCGCCTGGGCCCCGCCGAGTACAAGCTGGTCCACCACTGCAGCAATGGCCGGGCCGTCTACAGCTTCTGCATGTGTCCCGGTGGGCTGGTGGTGGGCGCCACCTCCGAAGAGGGCTGCGTGGTGACCAACGGGATGAGCCAGCACTCGCGCAACGAACGCAATGCCAACAGCGGGCTGGTGGTGACGATTGAGCCGGAGGACATGGATCCCTGGGGGCGCTATCCCAGCGACCCCCTGGCCGGTATCGCCTTTCAACGCCACTGGGAGCGCCTGGCCTATGTCGCCGGCGGCAGTGATTACCGGGCTCCGGCGCAGAGGGTCGAGGATTTCCTCGCCTGCAGGCCCAGTGGCAGCGAGCCGGCAACAACGGACAGCCATCCCCTGAAGGGGTCCTATCTGCCGGGCCTGCGCCTCACCAGCCTGGACGACTGTTTGCCGGCACTCGTCTGCGAATCCCTGCGCGAGGCGCTGCCGGCGTTTGAACGACGGATACCCGGATACATCGGCTCCGACAGCCTGCTGACCGGGGTGGAGACACGCACCTCGTCACCGCTGCGGCTTCCGCGTGATCGCAGCAGTCTGCAGAGCATCAACGTCGCGGGACTCTATCCAGGCGGAGAAGGAGCCGGGTACGCCGGGGGCATCCTCTCCGCTGCCATCGATGGCATCAAACTGGCGGAAGCGCTGGCCCTCAGCCTTCCTCATCCTCAGCACCCTGAGGCACCAGGCGAATCTGCTTGCGACCCAGCTTGA
- the pepN gene encoding aminopeptidase N produces the protein MAPVRLADYRPAPYLLERTDLTVRLQERQARVEARLAFEPNPAAEGADGRQAPGPLDLAGVDLELLELAIDGEPLEPSAFARSDEGLRLLDPPLRPFVLTSTVVIDPWANSSLEGLYVSGGMVTTQCEAEGFRRITFHPDRPDLLSRFRVRIEADQARFPVLLSNGNCLESGPLPDGPDGVERHYAIWDDPFPKPSYLFALVAGRLEEVRGSFTTASGRPVRLRLWVEPGDEPYTAHALASLQRAMRWDEEAYGLEYDLDEYNIVAVRHFNMGAMENKSLNIFNSKLVLADQETATDDELERVESVIAHEYFHNWTGNRITCRDWFQLSLKEGLTVFRDQCFSADQHGHALNRIENVALLRNTQFREDGGPTAHPVQPDAYEAIDNFYTTTIYEKGAEVIRALHSLLGETVFQRGMQIYVRRHDGTAATCDDFLAAMREAAEAHWAERGLDGRLAPPPFDFAAFRRWYHQAGTPVLQVHRHWDGERGELTLAIRQHTPPTPGQSRKEPVVIPLALGLVGQGGEPLPVKLEGEEAAADGQVPAQRSGAPLPTPPRAWGDATRLLVIDRSEQELRFVDLPRQAHPPALSLLRHFSAPVKVEIGRPASELVHLLACDSDPVARWDAGQTLLRQLALARAGCGKVQLTGAGVKEAGSPADSGHPEALEAELIDAFGRILADPSLSQASRALLLALPGMAELEEASPEPDPPALFAALEALRSRFGTALAAPLQQALEGCMGEWDAPWPLGSGDRRLTALIWSWQVAAGDRGAIAAAMAAVEGRSMTLARAGLRALQCHPIPAREQAMAAFHERWRDRPVVLDAWFALEASAPFADGLARVERLLEHPLYDPAAPNSVRAVLGGLASNPVVFHAADGSGYRFLAQRLIELDHRNPITASRLAKVFSRWQSYAPPRQERLQEALQLLDAASLSANTREVVGQCLAPAA, from the coding sequence ATGGCTCCCGTGCGCCTCGCCGACTACCGGCCGGCCCCCTATCTGCTGGAGCGCACGGACCTGACGGTGCGTCTGCAGGAACGCCAGGCCCGGGTGGAGGCCCGCCTGGCATTCGAACCGAATCCTGCCGCCGAAGGCGCGGACGGGCGTCAGGCACCAGGCCCGCTGGATCTGGCAGGGGTCGATCTGGAGCTGCTGGAGCTGGCGATCGACGGAGAACCGCTCGAACCGAGCGCCTTCGCACGAAGCGATGAGGGCCTCCGCCTGCTGGATCCGCCGCTGCGCCCCTTCGTGCTCACCAGCACGGTGGTGATCGACCCCTGGGCCAACAGCAGCCTCGAGGGCCTGTACGTCAGCGGCGGCATGGTCACCACCCAGTGCGAAGCCGAGGGCTTCCGCCGCATCACCTTCCACCCCGACCGGCCCGACCTGCTCAGCCGCTTCCGGGTCCGGATCGAGGCCGATCAGGCACGGTTCCCGGTGCTGCTGAGCAATGGCAACTGCCTCGAGAGCGGCCCGCTGCCAGACGGGCCGGACGGAGTGGAGCGCCATTACGCCATCTGGGACGATCCCTTCCCCAAACCCTCCTATCTGTTCGCCCTGGTGGCCGGCCGGCTGGAGGAGGTGCGCGGCAGCTTCACCACCGCCAGCGGCCGTCCGGTGCGGCTGCGCCTGTGGGTGGAACCCGGTGATGAGCCTTACACCGCCCATGCCCTGGCCTCGCTGCAGCGGGCGATGCGCTGGGACGAGGAGGCCTATGGACTGGAATACGACCTCGACGAGTACAACATCGTCGCCGTGCGCCACTTCAACATGGGCGCCATGGAGAACAAGAGCCTCAACATCTTCAACTCCAAGCTGGTGCTGGCCGATCAGGAGACGGCGACCGACGACGAGCTGGAACGAGTGGAGAGCGTGATTGCCCATGAATACTTCCACAACTGGACCGGCAATCGCATCACCTGCAGAGACTGGTTCCAGCTGTCCCTCAAGGAGGGACTCACCGTATTCCGTGACCAGTGCTTCAGCGCTGATCAGCACGGCCATGCCCTCAACCGGATCGAGAACGTGGCCCTGCTGCGCAACACCCAGTTCCGGGAAGATGGGGGGCCGACGGCCCATCCGGTGCAGCCGGATGCCTATGAGGCGATCGATAATTTCTATACGACCACGATCTATGAAAAGGGCGCCGAGGTGATCCGTGCCCTGCACAGCCTGCTCGGTGAGACGGTGTTCCAGCGGGGCATGCAGATCTACGTCCGCCGCCACGACGGCACCGCCGCCACCTGCGACGACTTCCTGGCGGCGATGCGCGAGGCGGCCGAGGCCCACTGGGCCGAGCGGGGCCTCGATGGCCGCCTGGCACCGCCGCCGTTCGATTTCGCCGCCTTTCGCCGCTGGTATCACCAGGCGGGCACCCCCGTGCTGCAGGTGCACCGCCACTGGGACGGTGAGCGGGGTGAGCTCACCCTTGCGATCCGCCAGCACACACCGCCCACGCCCGGCCAGAGCCGCAAGGAGCCGGTGGTGATTCCGCTGGCCCTGGGGCTGGTGGGCCAGGGCGGTGAGCCGTTGCCGGTGAAACTGGAAGGCGAGGAGGCAGCAGCCGACGGGCAGGTGCCTGCACAGCGCTCCGGCGCGCCGCTGCCAACGCCGCCGCGCGCCTGGGGCGACGCCACCCGCCTGCTGGTGATCGACCGGAGCGAGCAGGAGCTGCGCTTCGTCGACCTGCCGCGTCAGGCCCATCCGCCGGCCCTGTCACTGTTGCGCCACTTCTCGGCCCCGGTGAAGGTGGAGATCGGCCGTCCGGCCAGTGAACTGGTGCACCTGCTCGCCTGCGACAGCGATCCGGTGGCCCGCTGGGATGCCGGGCAGACACTGCTGCGCCAGCTGGCGCTGGCCCGCGCCGGCTGCGGCAAGGTTCAGCTGACAGGAGCCGGCGTGAAAGAGGCTGGCAGCCCAGCCGATTCCGGCCACCCCGAGGCGCTCGAGGCGGAGCTGATCGATGCCTTCGGGAGGATCCTGGCCGACCCCTCTCTCTCCCAGGCCAGCAGGGCCCTGCTGCTGGCCCTGCCGGGCATGGCGGAACTGGAGGAAGCGAGCCCCGAACCCGATCCGCCGGCCCTGTTCGCGGCGCTGGAGGCGCTGCGCAGCCGCTTCGGCACTGCCCTCGCCGCTCCCCTGCAGCAGGCCCTCGAGGGCTGCATGGGCGAATGGGATGCCCCCTGGCCCCTGGGCAGCGGCGATCGGCGCCTCACCGCGCTCATCTGGAGCTGGCAGGTGGCTGCCGGCGACAGGGGCGCGATCGCGGCGGCCATGGCGGCGGTGGAGGGCCGCTCGATGACCCTGGCCCGTGCCGGCCTGCGGGCGCTGCAGTGCCACCCGATCCCGGCGAGGGAGCAGGCCATGGCGGCCTTCCATGAGCGCTGGCGTGATCGGCCCGTGGTGCTCGACGCCTGGTTCGCCCTCGAGGCCTCGGCTCCCTTCGCCGATGGCCTCGCAAGGGTGGAGCGGCTGCTGGAGCATCCCCTCTATGACCCGGCGGCCCCCAACTCGGTGCGGGCCGTGCTGGGAGGGCTGGCCTCCAATCCGGTGGTGTTCCACGCCGCCGATGGCAGCGGCTACCGCTTCCTCGCGCAGCGGCTGATCGAACTGGACCATCGCAACCCGATCACCGCCTCACGGCTGGCCAAGGTCTTCAGCCGCTGGCAGAGCTACGCCCCGCCGCGGCAGGAGCGGTTGCAGGAAGCCCTGCAGCTGCTCGACGCCGCTTCGCTGTCCGCCAACACCCGTGAAGTGGTGGGTCAGTGCCTGGCCCCCGCTGCGTGA
- a CDS encoding cAMP phosphodiesterase, whose protein sequence is MPAHRCLLRTSRVIAWMLSLILCVLSPLAMPAAARADVPGTLQAQAAPSVFEQGPASSEQLALYARIASVNTCIASAAGEDFEQAAGVAGETIAQLILAVHQGLIPTSGSTPLTLEDLRKGSINAAVIGATEICPKQVPAELRDKVKQALASQPSITRG, encoded by the coding sequence ATGCCAGCTCATCGGTGTCTGCTGCGCACCTCCCGGGTGATCGCCTGGATGCTCAGCCTGATCCTGTGCGTTCTTTCTCCGCTGGCGATGCCGGCAGCCGCCCGGGCCGACGTCCCCGGCACCCTGCAGGCCCAGGCAGCGCCATCGGTCTTTGAGCAGGGTCCGGCCAGCTCCGAACAACTGGCCCTCTATGCCCGCATCGCCTCCGTCAACACCTGCATCGCCTCTGCGGCCGGCGAAGACTTTGAGCAGGCGGCAGGAGTGGCCGGAGAAACGATCGCCCAGCTGATCCTTGCCGTTCACCAGGGCCTGATCCCCACCTCCGGCAGCACCCCTCTGACACTCGAGGACTTGCGCAAGGGCTCGATCAATGCTGCCGTGATCGGTGCCACCGAGATCTGTCCGAAGCAGGTGCCGGCCGAACTCAGGGACAAGGTGAAGCAGGCTCTGGCCAGCCAGCCCAGCATCACGCGCGGCTGA
- a CDS encoding histidine kinase, with amino-acid sequence MPSSGRSSADPAGGAEPDPSRQTLKLLLVATRQHLASPDVRNLVSALQAEETGFEISLEVADPATHPELLELHRLVATPALVKLEPPPKQVFAGNTMSLQLRTWLPRWQQMEMVSSLGMNLRPAERDGSRTQREVQLEDQLLVLRQENETLIERLGVQERLLRMVAHELRTPLTAAKLALQSHTLGQIDESRFRDVLKRRLDDIEELSRDLLEVGTTRWEALFNPQRLALGQVAAEAILELEKLWVGRDLELVTDIPADLPDVYADQRRMRQVLLNLLENALKYTPEGGRVSLTLLHRTSQWVQMSVCDSGPGIPPEEQERIFLDRVRLPQTSGTTSGFGVGLAVCRRIADVHGGRIWVVSEPGEGACFHLTVPVWSGQSTPQTLRRGQGGDPS; translated from the coding sequence ATGCCCTCGTCCGGTCGGAGCTCGGCGGACCCGGCCGGCGGCGCGGAGCCTGATCCGAGCCGTCAGACCCTGAAACTGTTGCTGGTGGCCACCCGTCAGCATCTGGCCAGCCCGGATGTTCGCAATCTCGTGAGCGCCCTGCAGGCGGAGGAGACGGGCTTCGAGATCAGCCTTGAAGTGGCGGATCCGGCCACCCATCCCGAGCTCCTGGAGCTGCACCGGCTGGTGGCCACGCCGGCCCTGGTGAAGCTGGAGCCCCCGCCGAAGCAGGTGTTCGCGGGCAACACGATGAGCCTGCAGCTGCGCACCTGGCTGCCCCGCTGGCAGCAGATGGAGATGGTCAGCAGCCTCGGGATGAACCTGCGTCCCGCTGAGCGGGACGGCAGCCGGACCCAGCGTGAGGTGCAGCTGGAGGATCAGCTGCTGGTGCTGCGCCAGGAGAACGAGACCCTGATCGAGCGGCTTGGTGTGCAGGAGCGCCTGCTTCGCATGGTGGCCCATGAACTGCGCACGCCGCTGACGGCGGCCAAGCTGGCGCTGCAGAGCCATACCCTCGGGCAGATTGACGAGAGCCGCTTCCGCGATGTGCTCAAGCGGCGCCTCGACGACATCGAGGAGCTGTCGCGCGACCTCCTGGAGGTGGGGACGACCCGTTGGGAAGCGCTGTTCAATCCCCAGCGACTGGCCCTGGGCCAGGTGGCGGCCGAGGCGATCCTGGAGCTCGAGAAGCTCTGGGTGGGGCGGGATCTTGAGCTGGTCACGGACATTCCGGCCGACCTGCCCGACGTCTACGCCGACCAGCGCCGCATGCGGCAGGTGCTGCTGAATCTGCTGGAGAACGCTCTCAAGTACACCCCCGAAGGCGGCCGGGTCAGCCTCACGCTTCTGCACCGCACCAGCCAGTGGGTGCAGATGAGCGTCTGCGACAGCGGACCCGGCATCCCGCCCGAGGAGCAGGAGCGCATCTTCCTCGACCGGGTGCGGCTCCCTCAGACCTCCGGAACCACCTCCGGCTTCGGTGTCGGTCTGGCTGTCTGCCGTCGCATCGCCGACGTGCATGGCGGCCGCATCTGGGTGGTCTCCGAGCCGGGTGAGGGGGCCTGTTTCCATCTCACTGTGCCGGTCTGGTCCGGCCAGAGCACGCCCCAGACGTTGCGACGGGGCCAGGGCGGCGACCCTTCTTGA
- a CDS encoding SRPBCC family protein, translated as MVLAQPLAQARDLDDPRSAPFLSFPDTTCTLDSIQQDMERLPMGMRRLAVQLRLAVDSQWLWAVLTDYDNLHRFIPNLASSRQIWRRSNRVAVEQVGTQQFCGLRFSARVTLELEEERASGRLAFRMLDGDFRCFQGTWLVGSDATSSWLLYDLTVQGKPGMPIGLIEQRLQEDLANNVRGVQQEAQRRAAHA; from the coding sequence ATGGTCCTGGCGCAGCCCCTCGCCCAAGCTCGAGATCTCGACGATCCGCGTTCCGCTCCGTTCCTGAGCTTTCCCGATACCACCTGCACACTCGACAGCATCCAGCAGGACATGGAGCGCCTTCCCATGGGGATGCGCCGGCTGGCCGTGCAGCTTCGCCTGGCGGTCGACTCCCAGTGGCTCTGGGCCGTGCTGACCGACTACGACAACCTGCACCGCTTCATCCCGAACCTGGCCAGCTCCCGGCAGATCTGGCGACGGTCCAACCGGGTGGCCGTGGAGCAGGTGGGCACCCAGCAGTTCTGCGGTCTGCGCTTCAGCGCCCGTGTCACCCTGGAGCTGGAGGAGGAAAGAGCCTCGGGGCGCCTCGCCTTTCGCATGCTTGATGGCGACTTCCGCTGCTTTCAGGGCACGTGGTTGGTGGGTTCGGATGCCACCAGCAGCTGGCTGCTTTACGACCTCACCGTCCAGGGCAAGCCGGGGATGCCGATCGGTCTGATCGAGCAACGCCTGCAGGAAGACCTGGCCAACAACGTGCGCGGCGTCCAGCAGGAGGCGCAGCGCCGCGCTGCGCACGCCTGA